In one Pseudomonas sp. SG20056 genomic region, the following are encoded:
- a CDS encoding response regulator transcription factor — protein MSARVVLVDDHELVRAGIRSLLIEAGYEVVAEGSDGDQVEALVERHQPDVLLLDLTMRRCSGLEALTTVRSRWPVLPVILLSMHDTRDYVLKAMQMGASGYLLKDAAVIELQLALQSVLGGHRYLSPRVAGQVIDAASGRSGEDPLELLTSRQQEVLYWLAKGKSNKEVAFILNLSVKTVDTHRAQIMERLAIRDLAGLVMYALRRGIIKLDE, from the coding sequence ATGTCTGCGCGGGTTGTATTGGTCGATGATCATGAGCTGGTGCGAGCGGGTATTCGCTCGTTGCTGATCGAGGCCGGATATGAGGTGGTGGCCGAGGGCAGTGATGGTGATCAGGTCGAGGCCTTGGTCGAACGCCATCAGCCGGATGTGCTGCTGCTCGACCTGACCATGCGCCGCTGTTCGGGGCTGGAGGCGCTGACCACTGTGCGCTCGCGCTGGCCGGTGCTGCCGGTGATTCTGTTGTCTATGCATGACACCCGCGACTATGTGCTCAAGGCCATGCAGATGGGCGCCAGCGGTTATCTGCTCAAGGATGCGGCAGTGATTGAGCTGCAGCTTGCCCTGCAATCGGTATTGGGCGGCCACCGTTACCTCAGCCCGCGGGTGGCCGGACAGGTGATTGATGCGGCCTCCGGGCGCAGCGGCGAAGACCCGCTTGAGTTGCTCACCAGCCGCCAGCAGGAAGTGCTGTACTGGCTGGCCAAGGGTAAGAGCAACAAAGAAGTGGCGTTTATCCTCAACCTTAGCGTGAAGACTGTGGACACCCACCGTGCACAGATCATGGAGCGCCTGGCCATTCGCGACCTGGCCGGCCTGGTGATGTATGCCTTACGCCGCGGCATTATCAAGCTTGACGAGTAA
- a CDS encoding response regulator, whose amino-acid sequence MGKTVLVVDDSTSFRQVVGIALKGAGYDVLEACDGKDALSKLDGRKINLIVSDVNMPNMDGITFVKSAKQLPAYKFTPVIMLTTEAGEAKKAEGKAAGVRAWVVKPFQPPVLLDAVSKLILP is encoded by the coding sequence ATGGGAAAGACGGTCTTGGTAGTGGATGACTCGACCAGTTTTCGGCAAGTTGTTGGCATTGCCCTCAAGGGCGCCGGTTACGACGTGCTGGAGGCCTGTGACGGCAAGGACGCACTGAGCAAGCTGGACGGTCGCAAGATCAACCTGATTGTCTCGGACGTGAACATGCCGAACATGGACGGTATCACCTTCGTCAAATCGGCCAAGCAGCTGCCGGCCTACAAGTTCACCCCGGTGATCATGCTCACCACCGAGGCGGGTGAGGCGAAGAAAGCCGAAGGCAAGGCCGCCGGCGTGCGTGCCTGGGTGGTCAAGCCCTTTCAGCCGCCGGTGCTGCTCGATGCAGTGTCGAAACTGATTCTGCCCTGA
- a CDS encoding STAS domain-containing protein: MTVINSREETGRYIFEIAGEFNIYSAVQLKDELLGLLGSHKQLEIDLGAVEDFDSTGVQILLLLKREAQRQGRSLTFIQHSPAVREVLDLLNLVAELGDPMVIPLDARGGRP, translated from the coding sequence GTGACCGTAATAAACAGTCGTGAAGAAACTGGACGGTACATCTTCGAAATAGCAGGCGAATTCAATATCTACAGTGCTGTCCAGCTCAAGGATGAACTGCTCGGTCTGCTGGGCAGCCATAAGCAGTTGGAGATTGACCTGGGCGCGGTCGAGGATTTCGACAGCACCGGAGTGCAGATTCTCTTGCTGCTCAAACGCGAAGCGCAACGCCAGGGTCGTAGCCTGACCTTTATCCAGCATTCGCCGGCGGTGCGCGAAGTGCTCGATCTGCTCAACCTGGTGGCCGAACTCGGCGACCCCATGGTGATCCCGCTAGACGCTCGCGGAGGTCGTCCATGA
- a CDS encoding chemotaxis protein CheA, which translates to MNLDQARGALVQEARELLVDMEDALLEIESDGYNAERVNAIFRAAHTIKGSAGLFGLESLINFTHVVESLLDQVRNGEKSLDGSMLSLLLTCGDYIGSLITAVEDRSEAIDPNPELRAHLISQLNEYLEQGVEPVVEPLPEQTQLSQVPSGKVDVLTGEEVGSDLWHISLRPNSDVLRNGIDPLSFLRYLSKLGRIVYLHTLTDTLPLAEDFDAESNYLGFEIEFESQASKQEVEDAFEFIREDSQLLILPPHSKIEAYLNLIVSLPESPRKLGEILLKSGALTAHELQRVLALQSAAPQPAPPLGTLLVEEQLVAPPLVSAALSKQKQADDKRGHEQVFIKVEVGKLDELINLVGELVIAGAAASLSLRQGSPAAMSEANEAVATLVEHIRDASLSLRMVAIGEVFQRFPRVVRDISKELDKDIELLITGADTELDKSMVEKLADPLMHIVRNAMDHGIERSADRLLAGKTQRGTLRLNAYHESGSIVIEVTDDGRGLDRSRILAKALEKGLVQPDQVLSDSEVFRLIFEAGFSTAEAVTNLSGRGVGMDVVRSNIEKLRGEVEVLSVFGQGTTVRIRLPLTLAIIDGFQVRVADEAFVLPLDQVVECVDLGQQQDLHDLLNLRGEPLPYVRLRSLFGLPPSDGTRESLVVLQFGSNRAGVVVDQLVGELQAVIKPLGQIFAQNKVLSGSTILGDGSVALILDVAHLIQRASAAAENSVSANLRRADGSAAVARTQ; encoded by the coding sequence ATGAACCTTGATCAAGCCCGTGGCGCATTGGTTCAGGAAGCCCGCGAATTGCTGGTGGACATGGAAGATGCCCTGCTGGAAATCGAAAGCGATGGCTACAACGCCGAGCGGGTCAACGCCATCTTCCGTGCCGCGCACACCATCAAGGGCTCGGCCGGGTTGTTTGGCCTGGAGTCGCTGATCAACTTCACCCATGTGGTGGAAAGTCTGCTCGATCAGGTGCGCAACGGCGAAAAGTCTCTGGATGGCAGCATGCTCTCGCTGCTGCTGACCTGCGGCGACTACATCGGCAGCCTGATTACCGCCGTCGAAGACCGCAGCGAAGCCATTGATCCCAATCCCGAGCTGCGTGCTCATTTGATCAGCCAGCTTAATGAATACCTGGAACAAGGCGTCGAGCCCGTCGTCGAGCCGCTGCCCGAGCAAACGCAACTGTCACAGGTACCGAGTGGCAAGGTCGATGTGTTGACCGGCGAAGAGGTGGGCAGCGACCTCTGGCATATCTCGCTGCGGCCCAATAGCGATGTGCTGCGCAATGGCATCGATCCACTGTCGTTTCTGCGTTACCTGAGCAAGCTGGGGCGCATCGTTTACCTGCATACCCTGACTGACACCTTGCCACTGGCCGAAGACTTCGATGCCGAAAGCAACTATCTGGGTTTCGAAATCGAGTTCGAGTCCCAGGCCAGCAAGCAGGAAGTCGAGGATGCCTTCGAGTTTATTCGTGAGGACAGTCAGCTGCTGATCCTGCCGCCGCACAGCAAGATCGAGGCTTACCTCAACCTGATCGTCAGCCTGCCTGAATCACCGCGCAAACTCGGCGAAATCCTGCTCAAAAGCGGCGCGCTGACTGCCCACGAACTGCAGCGCGTGCTCGCCCTGCAGTCCGCCGCGCCGCAGCCGGCACCACCGCTGGGCACCTTGCTGGTGGAGGAGCAACTGGTAGCGCCGCCTCTGGTATCGGCGGCGCTGAGCAAGCAGAAACAAGCCGACGACAAGCGCGGGCATGAGCAGGTGTTTATCAAGGTCGAGGTCGGCAAGCTGGATGAGCTGATCAATCTGGTGGGCGAGCTGGTAATCGCGGGTGCGGCGGCCAGTCTGTCGCTGCGCCAGGGCAGCCCGGCGGCCATGTCCGAGGCTAACGAGGCGGTGGCAACCCTGGTTGAGCATATCCGTGATGCCTCGCTGTCGCTGCGCATGGTGGCTATCGGTGAGGTGTTCCAGCGTTTCCCGAGGGTGGTGCGCGATATCAGCAAAGAGCTGGATAAAGACATCGAGCTGCTGATTACCGGTGCGGACACCGAGCTGGACAAGTCGATGGTGGAGAAACTTGCCGATCCGCTGATGCATATCGTGCGTAACGCCATGGACCACGGCATCGAGCGCTCGGCTGATCGCCTGCTCGCCGGCAAGACCCAGCGCGGTACGTTGCGTCTGAATGCCTATCACGAGTCCGGCAGTATCGTTATCGAAGTCACCGACGACGGCCGCGGCCTGGATCGTTCACGCATTCTCGCCAAGGCGCTGGAAAAGGGCCTGGTACAGCCCGATCAGGTACTCAGTGACAGTGAAGTGTTTCGCCTGATTTTCGAGGCCGGCTTCTCGACTGCCGAAGCGGTGACCAACCTGTCCGGGCGCGGCGTGGGCATGGATGTGGTGCGCAGCAATATCGAAAAGCTGCGCGGTGAGGTCGAGGTGCTCAGCGTCTTCGGTCAGGGCACCACGGTGCGCATTCGCCTGCCACTGACTCTGGCGATTATCGACGGCTTCCAGGTGCGGGTTGCCGATGAGGCCTTTGTGTTGCCACTGGATCAGGTGGTCGAGTGTGTCGACCTGGGTCAGCAGCAAGACTTGCATGACCTGCTCAACCTGCGTGGCGAGCCGTTGCCCTATGTGCGCCTGCGCAGCCTGTTCGGTCTGCCGCCAAGCGATGGTACGCGCGAGAGTCTGGTGGTGCTGCAATTTGGCAGTAACCGCGCGGGTGTAGTGGTGGATCAACTGGTTGGTGAACTGCAGGCGGTGATCAAACCCCTAGGACAGATTTTTGCGCAAAACAAGGTGCTCAGTGGCTCCACCATTCTCGGTGACGGGAGTGTGGCGCTGATTCTTGATGTCGCCCATTTGATTCAGCGTGCCAGTGCAGCCGCTGAAAACTCAGTCAGTGCCAACCTCCGACGTGCAGATGGCTCTGCCGCCGTGGCACGGACTCAATAA
- a CDS encoding chemotaxis protein CheW, giving the protein MSTLPAHIQGRSAAPVETPLTQQFLTLTLGQELFALPIEHIREIIEFGGLTEIPLMPNFLRGVINLRGAVVPVIDLAVRFGRECTPIAKRTCIVIVEVEQGDSMQLLGIIVDAVNEVLAVEGHQLESRPAFGARIRADFIAGILKHHEQFVVVLDIPQVLSLDELAELVGGLEQSEG; this is encoded by the coding sequence ATGAGTACCTTGCCAGCCCATATTCAGGGCCGCTCTGCGGCCCCGGTGGAAACGCCGCTGACCCAGCAGTTTCTGACCCTGACCCTGGGCCAGGAACTCTTCGCCCTGCCGATTGAGCATATTCGCGAGATTATCGAGTTTGGCGGCCTGACAGAGATCCCACTGATGCCGAACTTCCTGCGCGGGGTGATCAATCTGCGCGGCGCGGTGGTGCCGGTGATCGATCTGGCGGTGCGTTTCGGTCGTGAGTGCACGCCGATTGCCAAACGCACCTGCATCGTCATCGTTGAAGTCGAGCAGGGCGACAGCATGCAACTGCTCGGCATCATCGTCGATGCGGTGAATGAAGTGCTGGCCGTGGAAGGTCATCAACTGGAAAGTCGCCCGGCTTTTGGTGCGCGAATTCGCGCGGATTTCATTGCCGGTATCCTCAAACACCACGAGCAGTTTGTGGTGGTGCTGGATATTCCTCAGGTGCTGTCACTCGATGAGCTCGCCGAGCTGGTGGGCGGCCTTGAACAGAGTGAAGGGTGA
- a CDS encoding protein-glutamate O-methyltransferase CheR — MNAGTQVALSEPEFRQLQALFYERVGIQLPPVKKPLICGRLSKRLTALGLNSYQRYYQHLISAQGTAELEIAIDLITTHETYFFREPKHFDFLQQKILPACAGQADFRAWSAASSTGEEAYTLAMLLHEARPHLGWSVLGTDISRQVVQSAERGLYLMERGSKIPAHYLKRYCLKGKDQYKGYFLVERGLRERVEFRQGNLNLPAPELGLFELIMLRNVLIYFDQETKQRVLSNVVQRLKPGGWLMVGHSEALHDTGLPIEMVASSIYRKVAV, encoded by the coding sequence ATGAATGCAGGCACACAGGTTGCGCTGAGCGAGCCGGAGTTTCGTCAGCTGCAGGCATTGTTCTATGAGCGGGTCGGCATTCAGCTACCGCCGGTAAAGAAACCGCTGATCTGCGGGCGTCTGTCCAAGCGTCTGACGGCACTGGGATTGAACAGCTATCAGCGTTATTACCAGCACTTGATTTCGGCGCAAGGTACGGCGGAGCTGGAGATCGCGATTGATCTGATCACCACCCACGAAACCTATTTCTTTCGCGAGCCCAAGCATTTCGATTTCCTTCAGCAGAAGATTCTGCCGGCCTGTGCCGGTCAGGCGGATTTCCGTGCCTGGAGTGCGGCCAGCTCCACTGGTGAGGAGGCCTATACCCTGGCAATGCTGCTGCACGAGGCGCGCCCGCACTTGGGCTGGAGCGTGCTGGGCACCGATATCAGCCGTCAGGTGGTGCAGAGCGCCGAGCGCGGTCTGTACCTGATGGAGCGCGGCAGTAAGATTCCCGCGCACTATCTCAAACGCTACTGCCTCAAGGGCAAGGATCAGTACAAGGGTTACTTTCTGGTCGAGCGCGGGCTGCGTGAGCGGGTCGAGTTTCGTCAGGGCAATCTCAATTTGCCAGCGCCAGAGCTGGGGCTGTTCGAACTGATCATGCTGCGCAACGTGCTGATTTATTTTGATCAGGAAACCAAGCAGCGGGTGCTGAGCAACGTGGTGCAACGTCTTAAGCCCGGCGGCTGGTTGATGGTCGGGCACTCCGAGGCGTTGCATGACACCGGTTTGCCGATTGAAATGGTCGCATCGTCGATCTACCGCAAGGTGGCGGTATGA
- a CDS encoding chemotaxis protein CheD — translation MSRSCFLKPGELYFGGGDVRVETLLGPCVSIVLWFPEAAKGGMCHFQLPGLRRVSEHARDLDGRYGVDAWVWLKQQMRVHALRLEQAQVKLFGGARSLSKPGSNLRTDIGAQNIAFVEKLMAELGVQVAGRDLGGEGCRFVRFELASGEVWVRRGAALSIEPLEALQ, via the coding sequence ATGAGCCGCAGTTGCTTTCTCAAACCCGGCGAGCTGTATTTCGGCGGCGGTGATGTGCGCGTGGAAACTCTGCTGGGACCATGCGTCTCCATCGTGCTGTGGTTTCCCGAGGCGGCCAAGGGGGGGATGTGTCATTTCCAGTTGCCCGGCCTGCGCCGCGTCAGCGAGCACGCGCGGGACCTGGATGGGCGTTACGGGGTGGATGCCTGGGTCTGGTTGAAGCAGCAGATGCGCGTGCATGCGCTGCGTCTGGAGCAGGCCCAGGTCAAGTTGTTTGGCGGTGCACGCAGTCTTAGCAAGCCAGGCTCCAATCTGCGCACCGATATTGGCGCGCAGAACATCGCCTTCGTCGAAAAACTGATGGCTGAGCTGGGCGTGCAGGTTGCCGGGCGTGACCTGGGCGGTGAGGGCTGCCGTTTTGTGCGCTTCGAGCTGGCCAGTGGTGAAGTCTGGGTGCGCCGTGGCGCGGCGTTGAGTATTGAACCGCTTGAGGCGCTGCAGTAA
- a CDS encoding chemotaxis response regulator protein-glutamate methylesterase: MAIKVMIVDDSAVMREVMQQLLAPHKDIEVVGAAMDPLLALQKMKTVWPDVILLDVEMPRMDGITFLRQIMATRPTPVVICSTLTEKGADITLQALSAGAVEVITKPTMGLRDFLQGSAQEMLAAIRTAAKARVRGAAEPTLEKSTVDAVVSAPSAGLHNQRTSERIVVLGTSTGGTQALEQVLSQLPRSAPAIAIVQHMPEKFTRSFAERLDSLCAIEVREAQNGDRLLPGLALIAPGGKHMLIKRSGGQYQVEVKDGPLVSRHRPSVDVLFRSAAVQAGRNVLAVIMTGMGDDGARGLKDLHEAGAKTYAQDEASCVVFGMPKEAIKLGGVDQVVALDDIPNVLMSWR, from the coding sequence ATGGCTATCAAGGTGATGATTGTTGATGACTCGGCAGTGATGCGTGAGGTCATGCAGCAGCTGCTGGCGCCACACAAAGACATCGAAGTGGTCGGTGCGGCGATGGACCCGCTGCTGGCCTTGCAGAAGATGAAGACCGTGTGGCCGGACGTGATTCTGCTTGATGTGGAAATGCCGCGCATGGATGGCATCACTTTCCTGCGTCAGATCATGGCCACCCGACCCACCCCGGTGGTGATTTGCTCGACCCTGACCGAGAAGGGCGCGGACATTACCCTGCAGGCGCTGTCGGCCGGTGCGGTGGAGGTGATTACCAAGCCGACCATGGGGCTGCGTGATTTTCTCCAGGGCAGTGCCCAGGAGATGCTTGCCGCCATCCGCACCGCGGCAAAAGCCCGGGTACGTGGCGCAGCAGAGCCTACACTGGAAAAAAGCACGGTTGATGCCGTCGTCAGTGCGCCGAGTGCTGGGTTGCACAATCAGCGCACCAGTGAGCGAATTGTCGTGCTGGGTACCTCGACCGGCGGCACCCAGGCGTTGGAACAGGTGCTGAGCCAGCTGCCGCGCAGCGCGCCAGCGATTGCCATCGTTCAGCATATGCCGGAGAAGTTCACCCGCAGCTTTGCCGAACGCCTGGATTCGTTGTGTGCCATCGAAGTGCGCGAGGCGCAGAACGGCGATCGCCTGCTGCCGGGCCTGGCGCTGATTGCCCCAGGCGGCAAGCATATGTTGATCAAGCGCAGTGGTGGTCAGTATCAGGTTGAGGTCAAGGATGGTCCGCTGGTCAGTCGTCACCGTCCTTCCGTTGATGTTTTGTTCCGCTCGGCCGCCGTGCAGGCCGGGCGCAATGTGCTGGCTGTGATCATGACCGGCATGGGCGACGATGGTGCCCGCGGTTTGAAAGATTTGCATGAGGCGGGGGCCAAAACCTACGCCCAGGATGAAGCCAGTTGCGTGGTGTTCGGCATGCCGAAAGAAGCAATCAAATTGGGCGGTGTCGATCAGGTGGTCGCGCTGGATGACATCCCGAACGTACTGATGAGCTGGAGGTAG
- a CDS encoding EAL domain-containing response regulator — translation MEEAVNRFPQHVLVIDDSELQRQFTAELCSEMGIEDILQAVDGFDAIAQMKTNPQIQVIVLDLEMPGMDGVQVLHEMARLELNHSVVVASARESVLLNVVESMGRSLGLHLLGVLQKPISHEQLASSLSRFAVQAVQAEQFAAPRALWPQLTEADVQRALREHEFVAYFQPKVNLASGRLKGVEALVRWQHPVHGLLAPGLFVDLIERSHYISEMTLQMLDMSLAHCRQWHDAGLPLSFSFNVSARSLADSKLADEIIARVVASGIEPQYVILEITESAIMTDLSITLGTLARLRLKGFGLSVDDYGTGFSCMLQLSRVPCTELKVDRAFVNGASESQHLRILLESALDIASKLGLGVVAEGVETLQDWQLLRDLGCGEVQGYFVAKPMPGDALLAWWRSNEARLRGLVMAAS, via the coding sequence GTGGAAGAAGCAGTCAACAGATTTCCCCAGCATGTGCTGGTGATTGATGACAGCGAGCTGCAGCGCCAGTTTACCGCTGAGCTGTGCAGTGAAATGGGCATTGAGGACATCCTCCAGGCGGTGGATGGTTTCGACGCGATCGCCCAGATGAAAACCAATCCGCAGATCCAGGTGATCGTGCTCGATCTGGAGATGCCCGGCATGGACGGCGTGCAGGTGCTGCACGAAATGGCCCGCCTGGAGCTGAATCATTCCGTGGTGGTGGCCAGTGCGCGCGAGAGTGTATTGCTCAATGTGGTCGAGAGCATGGGCCGCAGCCTGGGGTTGCACCTGCTGGGCGTGCTGCAAAAACCCATCAGCCATGAGCAGTTGGCCTCCAGTCTCAGCCGTTTTGCGGTTCAGGCTGTGCAGGCCGAACAGTTTGCCGCGCCTCGTGCACTCTGGCCGCAGTTGACTGAGGCGGATGTGCAACGGGCGCTGCGTGAGCATGAATTTGTTGCCTACTTTCAACCTAAGGTCAATCTGGCCAGTGGCCGCCTGAAAGGCGTGGAAGCGCTGGTGCGCTGGCAGCATCCCGTGCATGGACTGCTGGCGCCGGGGCTTTTCGTTGATCTGATCGAGCGCAGCCATTACATCTCGGAAATGACCCTGCAGATGCTCGACATGTCCCTGGCGCACTGTCGGCAGTGGCATGACGCCGGTCTGCCACTGAGTTTTTCCTTCAACGTGTCGGCGCGCTCACTGGCGGACTCCAAGCTGGCCGACGAGATCATCGCGCGGGTAGTCGCCAGTGGCATCGAGCCGCAGTACGTGATCCTGGAAATCACCGAAAGCGCGATCATGACCGATCTGAGCATTACCCTCGGCACCCTGGCGCGCCTGCGTCTGAAAGGCTTTGGCTTGTCGGTGGATGACTATGGCACCGGGTTTTCCTGCATGTTGCAGCTGTCGCGTGTGCCCTGCACCGAGCTGAAGGTTGACCGTGCCTTCGTCAATGGTGCCAGCGAAAGTCAGCATCTACGCATTCTGCTGGAAAGCGCCCTGGATATCGCCAGCAAGCTTGGCCTAGGCGTGGTCGCCGAGGGTGTGGAAACCCTGCAGGATTGGCAGCTGCTGCGTGATCTGGGTTGTGGCGAAGTGCAGGGCTACTTTGTCGCCAAGCCGATGCCGGGTGACGCGCTGCTGGCCTGGTGGCGCAGCAATGAGGCGCGCTTGCGTGGTCTGGTGATGGCGGCCTCGTAG